The following proteins are co-located in the Bordetella bronchialis genome:
- a CDS encoding GntR family transcriptional regulator, which produces MEQSTAAVNTPERIRALIERDIADGVLPPGMPLDEKALAARFDVSRTPVREALLMLAARKLVAIVPRAGTFVYKPGPAELIALLEYLGELEGVSARLAALRMSAAQRDELGALHEKAMALAGDDDRPGYEACNLALHQLIYAGSGNAIVRDEINDARLRLSNFRRNVFDQPGRLKVSCAEHEAIVRAIRAGDGEAAAQAMRDHIIGKGKAFADLVLANAQ; this is translated from the coding sequence ATGGAGCAGTCCACTGCGGCGGTCAATACGCCCGAACGTATCCGCGCCCTGATCGAACGCGACATCGCCGACGGCGTCCTGCCCCCGGGCATGCCGTTGGACGAGAAGGCCCTGGCGGCCCGGTTCGATGTCTCGCGCACACCGGTGCGCGAGGCCCTGCTGATGCTGGCCGCCCGCAAACTGGTGGCCATCGTTCCGCGCGCCGGCACCTTCGTCTACAAGCCGGGGCCCGCCGAGCTGATCGCCCTGCTGGAATACCTGGGCGAGCTGGAAGGCGTGTCCGCGCGCCTGGCCGCCCTGCGCATGAGCGCGGCGCAGCGCGACGAACTGGGGGCGCTGCACGAGAAGGCAATGGCACTGGCGGGCGACGACGACCGTCCCGGCTACGAGGCCTGCAACCTGGCCCTGCACCAATTGATCTACGCGGGCAGCGGCAACGCCATCGTGCGCGACGAAATCAACGACGCGCGGCTGCGCCTGAGCAACTTCCGCCGCAATGTCTTCGACCAGCCCGGCCGCCTGAAGGTGTCCTGCGCCGAACACGAAGCCATCGTGCGCGCCATCCGCGCCGGCGATGGCGAGGCGGCGGCCCAGGCGATGCGGGATCACATCATCGGCAAGGGCAAGGCCTTCGCGGACCTGGTGCTGGCCAATGCGCAGTAA
- a CDS encoding DMT family transporter, with product MNGGLLLALLLPPLLWGSNAIVGKMAAGLIPPVTLNTLRWLMALAVLLPFVLRRVARHRAAVRAEWRAIVIGGFWGITCYNALQYLALTTSNPINTSLIGSSAPVFILLLGRVLFGAPIGARSACGAALSVVGVAWVMLGGRLDGLDAIHFVRGDLFMLAGTCAWSLYTWLLKRHPTRLPTDVLLAAQIVAGLAWSLPFVLAEHAWGGYAPMAIDGKTAAIVAYIGIFPSLVAFFCWQTAVARTSPQLPIFFMNLTPIFTVLLSVLLLGVAPQPYHAVGLALILGGIFLARPRPAAGQPLAKHTAASPPRAPR from the coding sequence ATGAACGGCGGCCTGTTGCTGGCCCTGCTCCTGCCGCCCTTGCTCTGGGGCAGCAATGCCATCGTGGGCAAGATGGCCGCCGGCCTGATTCCGCCTGTCACCTTGAACACCCTGCGCTGGCTGATGGCGCTGGCCGTGCTGCTGCCTTTCGTGCTGCGGCGCGTGGCACGCCATCGCGCGGCGGTGCGCGCGGAATGGCGCGCCATCGTCATCGGCGGATTCTGGGGCATCACCTGCTATAACGCCCTGCAGTATCTGGCGCTGACGACGTCCAACCCGATCAATACCTCGCTGATCGGATCCTCCGCGCCCGTGTTCATCCTGCTGCTGGGCCGCGTGCTGTTCGGCGCGCCCATCGGTGCGCGCAGCGCCTGCGGTGCCGCGCTGTCCGTGGTGGGCGTAGCCTGGGTCATGCTGGGCGGCAGGCTGGACGGCCTGGACGCCATCCACTTCGTGCGCGGCGATCTTTTCATGCTGGCGGGCACCTGCGCCTGGAGCCTCTACACCTGGCTGCTGAAACGCCATCCGACGCGGCTGCCGACGGACGTGCTGCTGGCCGCGCAGATCGTCGCCGGCCTGGCCTGGAGCCTGCCTTTCGTCCTGGCCGAACATGCATGGGGCGGCTATGCGCCCATGGCCATCGACGGGAAGACCGCCGCCATCGTCGCCTATATCGGCATCTTCCCCTCGCTGGTGGCGTTTTTCTGCTGGCAGACCGCGGTGGCGCGCACCAGCCCGCAGCTGCCGATCTTCTTCATGAACCTGACGCCCATCTTCACCGTCCTGCTGTCGGTACTGCTGCTGGGCGTGGCGCCGCAGCCCTACCACGCGGTCGGACTGGCCCTGATACTGGGCGGCATCTTCCTGGCCCGGCCGCGGCCGGCGGCGGGCCAGCCCTTGGCGAAACACACCGCCGCATCGCCGCCGCGCGCACCCCGCTGA
- a CDS encoding transporter substrate-binding domain-containing protein: MLRSRLIMAVMAFAAAGAAHADLLDNIKQKKEIVIGTEAQFAPFEYLQDGKIVGYGPDLMNMIMSGLPGVKVKQLDVPFQGILPGLATRKFDFIVTSVTMTGERAAKFAFTVPIADATTALVKRKADTALASADGIAGKTVGSQTGSAQLKALQAYSDKLKAAGKPAVNIREYVSFDEAYADLAAGRLDAVAQSLANLATLVKTRGDVYAVIDGPIGPKTYFGWVGRKDADSASLVKFFSDGIARAQQTGELQKLQMKWFGFTMDVPTDKVPTPEM, translated from the coding sequence ATGCTGCGCAGTCGTTTGATCATGGCCGTCATGGCCTTTGCCGCGGCCGGTGCCGCGCATGCGGATCTGCTGGACAACATCAAGCAGAAGAAGGAAATCGTCATCGGGACCGAAGCGCAGTTCGCGCCCTTCGAGTACCTGCAGGACGGCAAGATCGTCGGCTACGGCCCGGACCTGATGAACATGATCATGAGCGGGCTGCCCGGCGTGAAGGTCAAGCAGCTGGACGTGCCGTTCCAGGGCATCCTGCCCGGCCTGGCGACGCGCAAGTTCGACTTCATCGTGACCTCGGTCACCATGACCGGCGAGCGCGCCGCCAAGTTCGCCTTCACGGTGCCCATCGCCGACGCCACCACGGCCCTGGTCAAGCGCAAGGCCGACACCGCCCTGGCCAGCGCCGACGGCATCGCCGGCAAGACGGTGGGTTCGCAGACCGGCTCCGCGCAGCTGAAAGCCCTGCAGGCGTATTCCGACAAGCTCAAGGCCGCCGGCAAGCCGGCGGTGAATATCCGCGAGTACGTCAGTTTCGACGAGGCCTATGCCGACCTCGCCGCCGGGCGGCTGGATGCCGTGGCGCAGTCGCTGGCCAATCTGGCCACGCTGGTCAAGACCCGTGGCGATGTCTATGCCGTGATCGACGGCCCGATCGGTCCCAAGACCTATTTCGGCTGGGTGGGCCGCAAGGACGCCGACAGCGCCAGCCTGGTGAAGTTCTTCAGCGACGGCATCGCCCGCGCGCAGCAGACCGGCGAGCTGCAGAAGCTGCAGATGAAGTGGTTCGGCTTCACCATGGACGTACCCACCGACAAGGTCCCGACGCCCGAGATGTGA